In the Theobroma cacao cultivar B97-61/B2 chromosome 1, Criollo_cocoa_genome_V2, whole genome shotgun sequence genome, one interval contains:
- the LOC18613913 gene encoding transcription factor bHLH14 — protein MEELIISPSSSSSLVSFSQETPPSTLQQRLQFVIQSQQDWWAYAIFWQTSNDEHGRLFLTWGDGHFQGTKDTSPKLGANISNIPGLNNERRKVMKGIQALIGDNHDIDMSMIDGTDITDAEWFYVMSLTRSFSAGDGIPGKALSTGSLVWLTGAHELQFYNCERAREAQMHGIETLVCIPTSCGVLELGSSEMIRENWGLVQQVKSVFGSDLIGLVPKQSNPNPNLTPGPIQFLDRNISFADIGIIAGVQEEDASPDNRTKQENHNNQTKKDSTKPGQSSYVDSEHSDSDCPLLAMNNIEKRTPKKRGRKPGLGRETPLNHVEAERQRREKLNHRFYALRAVVPNVSRMDKASLLSDAVSYINELKAKIEELESQLQRECKKVKVEMVDAMDNQSTTTSVDQAARPSNSSSGTAGSGGLEFDIKIMGNDAMIRVQSENVNYPSARLMIALRDLEFQVHHASMSCVNELMLQDIVVRVPDGLRTEEGLKSALLRRLEQ, from the coding sequence ATGGAAGAGCTGATAATCTCCCcctcttcatcttcttcactGGTCTCTTTTTCCCAGGAAACTCCACCTTCGACTCTCCAGCAGAGGCTCCAATTTGTAATCCAAAGCCAGCAAGATTGGTGGGCATATGCTATTTTTTGGCAGACATCGAACGATGAGCATGGCCGTTTGTTCCTGACTTGGGGAGATGGTCATTTTCAAGGCACCAAAGATACGTCTCCCAAATTAGGTGCCAATATTTCCAACATTCCGGGCTTAAACAATGAGCGAAGAAAGGTGATGAAAGGAATCCAAGCCCTCATTGGAGACAACCATGACATCGATATGTCGATGATCGACGGCACTGATATCACTGATGCTGAATGGTTTTACGTCATGTCATTGACTCGATCTTTCTCTGCTGGAGATGGGATTCCAGGCAAGGCTCTTAGTACCGGCTCTTTGGTTTGGTTAACTGGTGCTCATGAGTTGCAATTTTACAATTGTGAAAGAGCTAGAGAAGCTCAAATGCATGGCATTGAAACACTGGTTTGTATCCCAACTTCTTGTGGGGTTCTTGAACTAGGATCCTCGGAAATGATCAGGGAAAACTGGGGCTTAGTCCAGCAGGTGAAATCCGTATTCGGGTCCGATCTCATTGGCTTGGTACCCAAACAATCCAATCCGAATCCAAATCTAACACCGGGTCCAATCCAGTTCCTTGACAGAAACATCTCTTTTGCTGACATCGGCATAATTGCCGGTGTTCAAGAAGAAGATGCAAGCCCTGATAACAGAACCAAGCAAGAAAACCACAACAACCAAACCAAGAAAGATTCCACAAAACCTGGGCAATCTTCTTATGTGGACTCAGAGCATTCAGATTCTGATTGTCCATTACTTGCCATGAACAATATAGAGAAGAGAACCCCAAAGAAACGTGGAAGAAAACCCGGGCTCGGGCGAGAGACACCGTTGAACCACGTGGAAGCAGAGAGGCAACGCCGAGAGAAGCTGAACCACAGGTTCTACGCGCTCCGAGCCGTAGTCCCGAACGTGTCGCGCATGGACAAAGCATCACTCCTATCTGACGCTGTTTCGTACATCAATGAGCTAAAGGCGAAAATTGAAGAACTGGAGTCACAGCTTCAGAGGGAGTGTAAGAAAGTGAAGGTCGAAATGGTTGATGCTATGGATAATCAAAGCACTACCACTTCAGTCGATCAGGCAGCCAGGCCTAGCAATTCATCTTCTGGAACCGCTGGGTCTGGTGGCCTCGAATTTGATATCAAGATTATGGGAAATGATGCAATGATTAGGGTTCAATCAGAGAATGTGAACTACCCATCTGCTAGGTTAATGATTGCCCTTCGTGATCTGGAGTTTCAGGTCCATCATGCAAGCATGTCCTGTGTTAACGAGCTCATGCTCCAAGATATTGTCGTCAGGGTCCCTGATGGATTGAGAACTGAAGAAGGCCTGAAATCTGCTCTTCTTAGGAGGCTAGAGCAGTAA